From Prochlorococcus sp. MIT 1223, the proteins below share one genomic window:
- the rpe gene encoding ribulose-phosphate 3-epimerase encodes MSTQNRPIQIIPSVLPADWANMGKCVKDLEDAGVDRIQFDVMDGNFVPNLTFGPEMISACRNYCKVPFETQLMVSQYNCETMLDSYVEATKGPNGEPGVVIAHVEANVHLHRILGKIRQLGGSPSVAMNPHTPMEMVKNVLDMVDHVLVMTVNPGFGGQAYIPTMLEKIRDLRSFILENNFEIDIEVDGGIKADWTLSQCCAAGANCFIAGSGMFAYPTLKEGCDELRKIAQDAQNGKVLSKP; translated from the coding sequence ATGAGCACCCAAAACCGTCCAATCCAAATAATTCCATCAGTACTACCAGCGGATTGGGCCAATATGGGGAAATGCGTTAAAGACCTTGAAGACGCAGGGGTAGACAGAATTCAATTTGATGTAATGGACGGAAACTTTGTACCCAACCTCACTTTTGGCCCAGAAATGATCTCTGCTTGCAGAAATTATTGCAAAGTTCCCTTTGAAACCCAATTGATGGTCAGTCAATATAATTGTGAAACAATGCTTGATTCGTACGTTGAAGCGACAAAAGGGCCAAATGGGGAACCAGGCGTTGTAATAGCTCACGTAGAAGCAAATGTTCACTTACATCGAATACTTGGAAAAATTAGACAATTAGGAGGATCTCCGTCAGTTGCAATGAATCCCCATACTCCGATGGAAATGGTAAAAAATGTTTTAGACATGGTTGACCATGTACTTGTTATGACAGTTAACCCTGGTTTTGGAGGTCAGGCATACATACCAACAATGCTCGAGAAAATTAGAGATTTAAGATCATTTATTTTAGAAAATAACTTTGAGATAGATATTGAAGTCGATGGCGGAATAAAAGCTGACTGGACACTCTCTCAATGCTGCGCAGCTGGGGCTAATTGCTTTATAGCTGGAAGTGGAATGTTTGCATATCCAACCTTAAAAGAAGGCTGTGATGAGCTGAGAAAAATCGCCCAAGACGCACAAAATGGAAAGGTTTTAAGTAAGCCTTGA
- a CDS encoding DUF309 domain-containing protein has product MSNLPERKEGLEITNDERFIKGLKLFNSADWYKAHDLFEDLWHETYGPERSTIQGILQIAVAQVHLESGNTNGAKILYGEGLGRLKGSGIPDLGLNIEGLCKIVELRLNVLHQDIDLTNYELPFLTGKL; this is encoded by the coding sequence ATGAGCAATCTGCCAGAAAGGAAAGAGGGATTAGAGATTACTAATGATGAACGTTTTATCAAGGGGCTGAAGCTTTTTAATTCGGCTGATTGGTATAAAGCTCATGATTTATTTGAAGATCTTTGGCATGAAACTTATGGCCCGGAAAGATCAACTATTCAAGGTATTCTTCAGATTGCTGTTGCTCAAGTTCACTTAGAGAGTGGCAATACTAATGGAGCAAAAATACTTTATGGGGAGGGTTTGGGTAGATTAAAAGGGTCTGGGATACCAGATCTGGGATTGAATATTGAAGGTTTATGCAAAATAGTGGAATTACGCTTAAATGTATTACATCAAGATATTGACTTAACTAATTATGAGCTTCCATTTTTAACTGGAAAGTTATGA
- a CDS encoding glutamyl-tRNA reductase: MHIAVVGLSHRTAPVEVREKLSISELQIGDSFNSLKEKEQVIEVSILSTCNRLEIYSLVKEPDTGVSEIREFLKDHSGLSEEVLFPHLFSFIQEEAVAHLMRVSSGLDSLVLGEGQILSQVKKMVRLGQENKATGPILNRLLTQAVSTGKRVRSETNLGSGAVSISSAAVELAQLKLGQSLGKDQLVTLESERVAVVGAGRMSRLLIQHLQAKGCSTLTLVNRSLDRAQSLASDFSTVQINCLLLDSLDSCLLNSSLVFTSTAAENPIIDAERLKKISLQNSLRLIDIGVPRNISADVKHLKNVQSHDVDDLQEVVSRNQEARQKLALQAEELIKEEGRLFLEWWESLEAVPTINSLRSSMEGIRKEELQKALSRMGPDFSARERKVVEALSKGIINKILHTPVTKLRAPQARTDRIDSLRKIENLFDL, encoded by the coding sequence ATGCACATTGCTGTCGTCGGTCTAAGCCATCGGACGGCACCAGTTGAAGTCCGAGAAAAGCTCAGTATTTCTGAGTTGCAAATAGGGGATTCTTTTAATTCTCTTAAAGAAAAGGAGCAAGTAATAGAGGTTTCTATTCTTAGTACATGCAATCGCTTGGAAATATATTCGTTAGTGAAAGAGCCTGATACTGGCGTATCTGAGATTAGAGAATTTCTGAAAGATCATTCTGGTCTTTCAGAAGAGGTTTTATTTCCCCATCTATTTAGCTTTATACAGGAAGAAGCTGTAGCTCATTTGATGAGAGTTTCATCTGGTCTAGACAGTTTGGTCTTAGGAGAAGGTCAAATTCTATCTCAAGTGAAAAAGATGGTCAGACTTGGCCAAGAAAATAAAGCTACTGGACCCATCCTTAATAGACTTCTTACTCAAGCAGTAAGTACAGGAAAACGTGTAAGAAGTGAAACAAATTTAGGAAGTGGAGCTGTTTCAATAAGTTCTGCAGCCGTAGAGTTGGCACAGTTGAAGTTAGGACAATCTTTAGGAAAGGATCAGCTGGTGACACTAGAAAGTGAGAGAGTTGCAGTAGTAGGAGCTGGTCGAATGAGTAGGTTGTTGATCCAGCATCTTCAAGCAAAAGGATGTTCAACTTTGACTTTGGTTAATAGATCTCTTGACAGGGCACAATCCCTTGCTTCTGATTTTTCCACCGTTCAGATTAATTGCTTACTACTCGATAGCCTTGATAGTTGTTTATTAAACTCTTCACTAGTTTTTACTAGTACAGCTGCTGAGAACCCCATCATTGATGCTGAGCGTTTAAAAAAAATATCACTACAAAACTCTTTAAGGTTGATTGATATAGGAGTGCCTAGAAATATTTCTGCAGATGTAAAACATCTGAAAAATGTTCAGTCTCACGACGTTGATGATTTGCAGGAAGTTGTATCTCGCAATCAAGAAGCAAGACAGAAACTTGCTCTTCAGGCAGAGGAATTAATTAAAGAAGAAGGGCGCCTCTTTCTAGAGTGGTGGGAAAGTTTAGAAGCTGTGCCAACCATAAATTCACTTAGATCATCTATGGAAGGGATTAGAAAAGAAGAATTGCAGAAGGCTTTAAGTAGAATGGGTCCAGATTTCTCTGCTAGAGAAAGAAAAGTTGTAGAGGCATTGAGTAAGGGAATTATTAATAAGATATTGCATACACCTGTAACAAAATTAAGAGCTCCACAAGCACGTACTGATCGGATTGACTCATTAAGGAAGATCGAAAACCTTTTTGATTTGTAG
- a CDS encoding LptF/LptG family permease, with protein MSNTYITRNISKINNFLSSNLKEIPLLDRWLILELIPPLIFAIAALSTVSLSLGVMLDLVRKIVESGLPFQSAFKVLILRLPGFLVISFPMAMLMSSLLAYSKLSSNSEIKALRSLGVLSRRMVASALVLGFFMTSLTFFFNDFVVPKSNRLAEATLRKGLKVAMHSDYGTDIMYSRFGKIINPLDRSTRDGLTHLFYAVEFQNKVMKDVTVLDFTRLGYTQMLVAKRAIWKDADAQWLFENGKILTLAPNNTSTSVDFDSYIYPLDSGPRQIAELPKDANNMTIYQARKAEQLYKQTGNIKEERRMKVRIQEKFTLPIACIVFALIGSSLGLKSNIRKSQSQGFGLSIVLILVYYVLSFSFSSLGITGSLDPLLAAWSPVLISLSGGGFLLSQADK; from the coding sequence ATGTCAAATACTTATATAACCAGAAATATATCTAAAATTAATAACTTTCTTTCTTCCAATCTGAAAGAAATACCTTTATTAGATAGATGGTTGATTTTAGAATTAATTCCACCCTTAATTTTTGCCATTGCTGCTTTGTCAACAGTTTCACTTTCTCTTGGAGTGATGCTTGACTTAGTTAGAAAAATTGTTGAGTCTGGTCTACCTTTTCAATCTGCTTTCAAAGTTTTAATACTTAGGTTGCCCGGGTTTCTTGTGATCTCTTTTCCTATGGCGATGTTGATGTCTTCATTACTTGCCTATAGTAAATTGTCCTCAAATAGTGAAATTAAAGCTTTAAGAAGCCTTGGTGTCCTTTCAAGAAGAATGGTTGCTTCGGCCTTGGTACTAGGTTTTTTTATGACCAGCTTGACATTCTTTTTTAATGACTTTGTAGTTCCTAAATCCAATAGATTAGCAGAAGCAACTCTAAGAAAAGGCCTCAAAGTTGCTATGCATTCTGATTATGGTACAGATATAATGTATTCACGTTTCGGTAAGATAATTAACCCTTTAGATAGATCAACTAGAGATGGATTAACTCATCTATTTTATGCAGTTGAGTTCCAGAATAAAGTTATGAAGGACGTTACAGTATTGGATTTTACCAGGCTTGGTTATACACAAATGCTTGTAGCAAAAAGGGCTATATGGAAGGATGCCGATGCTCAATGGTTGTTTGAGAATGGAAAGATTTTGACCCTTGCACCTAATAATACTTCTACTTCTGTTGATTTTGATAGTTATATTTATCCATTAGATTCTGGCCCTAGGCAAATTGCAGAATTGCCAAAAGACGCAAATAATATGACAATTTACCAAGCAAGAAAAGCAGAGCAATTATATAAGCAAACTGGAAATATAAAAGAGGAAAGAAGGATGAAAGTCAGAATTCAAGAGAAATTCACTTTGCCAATTGCGTGTATAGTTTTTGCCTTAATTGGAAGTAGTCTGGGTTTAAAATCAAATATAAGAAAAAGTCAAAGTCAAGGGTTTGGCTTAAGTATTGTTTTAATCCTTGTTTACTATGTCTTAAGCTTTAGCTTTAGCTCATTGGGTATCACAGGTTCTCTTGATCCTTTATTGGCAGCTTGGTCCCCAGTGCTGATATCTCTTTCTGGTGGTGGCTTCTTACTTAGCCAGGCAGATAAATGA
- the chlP gene encoding geranylgeranyl reductase has translation MLRVAVIGGGPSGSCAAEILAKAGIQTWLFERKLDNAKPCGGAIPLCMVSEFDLPESIIDRKVRNMRMISPSNREVDIRLDKIYEDSEKEYIGMCRREVMDAFMRNRASDLGANLVNGLVSHIDTGKNKLGPYTLTYTEYTKENTNGESKKLEVDLIVGADGATSRVAKVMDAGDYNYAVAIQERIKLPPEEMKYYEDRAEMYVGTDVSPDFYGWVFPKYDHVAAGTGTMKDNGSLIKSLQAGVRERAKKRLVNGEVIKIEAHPIPEHPRPRRVVGRMALVGDAAGYVTKSSGEGIYFAAKSGRMCAEEIVEASQGGKVIPTEKDLKKYLSKWDKKYGATYKVLDILQRIFYTSDSAREAFVEMCDDMDVQRMTFDSYLYKTVVAMKPLQQLKLTFLTIGSVLRGGALAPKTYKPVPSAVRDEKEVNAMLASSSLKSGSESKKEKTSEKV, from the coding sequence ATGTTGCGTGTAGCAGTTATCGGTGGTGGGCCAAGTGGTTCCTGTGCAGCTGAAATTCTTGCAAAGGCAGGCATTCAAACATGGTTGTTTGAAAGGAAACTAGACAATGCAAAACCATGTGGAGGAGCAATTCCTCTATGCATGGTCTCTGAATTTGACCTTCCCGAATCAATAATTGATAGGAAGGTTAGAAATATGAGAATGATTTCCCCATCAAATAGAGAAGTGGATATTAGATTAGACAAGATTTACGAGGACAGTGAAAAGGAATACATAGGGATGTGTAGAAGAGAGGTAATGGATGCATTTATGAGAAACAGAGCATCAGATTTAGGCGCAAACTTAGTAAATGGACTTGTTAGTCATATAGATACAGGGAAGAACAAACTTGGTCCCTATACACTTACTTACACTGAATACACAAAAGAAAACACCAATGGCGAGTCAAAGAAACTTGAAGTTGACTTAATAGTTGGTGCTGATGGGGCGACAAGCAGAGTTGCAAAAGTAATGGATGCAGGTGATTACAACTATGCAGTTGCTATACAAGAAAGAATAAAGCTTCCACCTGAAGAAATGAAATATTATGAAGACAGGGCAGAAATGTATGTAGGAACTGATGTTTCCCCCGATTTCTATGGGTGGGTTTTCCCAAAATATGATCATGTTGCGGCAGGAACTGGAACAATGAAAGATAATGGCTCATTGATCAAAAGCCTTCAAGCAGGAGTAAGAGAAAGGGCAAAGAAAAGGCTTGTAAATGGAGAAGTAATAAAAATAGAGGCCCATCCAATTCCTGAACATCCTCGCCCAAGACGAGTTGTAGGACGAATGGCATTAGTTGGAGATGCTGCTGGATATGTAACAAAGAGTTCTGGAGAAGGAATTTACTTTGCAGCCAAAAGTGGAAGAATGTGTGCTGAGGAAATTGTTGAAGCCAGTCAAGGTGGAAAAGTTATTCCAACAGAAAAAGACCTTAAAAAGTATCTAAGTAAATGGGATAAAAAATATGGTGCAACCTATAAGGTGCTTGATATTCTTCAAAGAATTTTTTATACAAGTGATTCTGCTAGAGAAGCCTTTGTAGAAATGTGTGATGACATGGACGTTCAAAGGATGACATTCGATAGTTATTTATATAAAACTGTTGTTGCCATGAAACCATTACAGCAATTGAAACTAACGTTCCTAACAATAGGCTCAGTCTTAAGAGGCGGAGCGTTGGCCCCTAAAACTTATAAGCCTGTACCAAGTGCTGTGAGGGATGAAAAAGAGGTAAATGCAATGCTTGCTTCCAGCTCATTAAAAAGTGGGAGCGAATCAAAAAAAGAAAAAACATCAGAGAAAGTTTAA
- the typA gene encoding translational GTPase TypA: protein MSSQTQSIRNIAIVAHVDHGKTTLVDALLTQSGIFRDNEAVPTCVLDSNDLERERGITILSKNTAVTYKDTRVNIVDTPGHADFGGEVERVLGMVDGCLLIVDANEGPMPQTRFVLKKALEQGLRPIVFVNKIDRARVDPETAVDKVLDLFLELGADDDQCDFPYLFGSGLGGFAKSDMASESENMKPLFDAIIRHVPPPVGDQNKPLQLQVTTLDYSDFLGRIVIGRVHNGIIKNGQNACLIKDNGAIKKGRIKKLLGFEGLQRIEVEKAIAGELVAVTGFDDVNIGETIACPEEPTALPLIKVDEPTLQMTFVVNDSPFAGKEGKFVTSRQLRDRLFKELLTNVALRVEETDSPDRFSVCGRGELHLGILIETMRREGFEFQVSQPQVIFRTIDDIQCEPVETLVIDAPPESVGACIEKLGIRRGEMQNMETASDGRTQLEFLIPSRGLIGFRGEFIRATRGQGIMSHSFFEYRKTSGDFEARRNGVLISFEEGVATHYSLKNAEDRGQFFIKPGVKVYKGMIIGENNRTQDLEINICKTKQLTNMRSAGAEELDTLQSPIDMTLERALEYIGSDEMLEVTPESIRLRKIPGKKVTKK from the coding sequence ATGAGTTCGCAAACTCAATCGATCCGAAATATTGCAATAGTTGCTCATGTCGATCATGGTAAAACTACTTTGGTTGATGCCCTCTTAACTCAGTCCGGAATTTTCCGGGATAATGAAGCTGTTCCTACTTGTGTATTGGATTCAAATGATCTTGAAAGGGAAAGAGGTATAACTATTCTTTCCAAAAACACAGCAGTTACTTATAAGGACACAAGAGTAAATATTGTTGATACCCCTGGCCATGCAGACTTCGGAGGAGAAGTTGAAAGAGTTTTGGGAATGGTAGATGGATGTCTGTTAATTGTTGATGCGAATGAAGGACCTATGCCTCAAACTCGTTTTGTTCTTAAAAAGGCTCTTGAACAGGGTTTGCGTCCTATTGTTTTTGTCAACAAGATAGATAGAGCCAGAGTTGATCCGGAAACAGCAGTTGATAAGGTTTTAGATCTTTTCCTAGAACTTGGTGCAGATGATGATCAATGTGATTTTCCTTATCTTTTTGGAAGTGGTTTAGGAGGTTTTGCTAAGTCAGACATGGCTTCTGAAAGTGAAAACATGAAGCCTTTATTTGACGCAATAATTAGACATGTACCTCCTCCTGTTGGAGATCAAAATAAACCTCTTCAACTGCAAGTTACAACTTTAGATTATTCAGATTTTCTTGGCAGAATAGTAATTGGAAGAGTACATAATGGAATTATAAAAAATGGGCAAAATGCATGTTTAATAAAAGATAATGGAGCTATTAAAAAGGGAAGGATTAAGAAATTACTAGGATTTGAAGGTTTGCAGAGAATAGAAGTTGAGAAGGCAATAGCAGGTGAATTGGTTGCTGTTACAGGATTTGATGATGTTAATATAGGTGAAACTATTGCATGCCCAGAAGAACCAACTGCTCTTCCTCTTATTAAAGTTGATGAGCCAACTTTGCAAATGACATTTGTTGTAAATGACTCACCATTTGCTGGGAAAGAGGGCAAATTTGTAACTAGTCGTCAATTAAGAGATCGCTTATTCAAAGAATTACTTACTAATGTTGCTTTAAGAGTAGAAGAAACAGATTCACCAGATAGGTTCTCTGTATGTGGTAGAGGAGAGTTACATTTAGGAATTCTTATAGAAACAATGAGAAGGGAGGGATTTGAATTTCAAGTATCTCAACCTCAAGTAATTTTTAGGACTATTGATGATATTCAATGCGAACCTGTAGAAACTCTTGTTATTGATGCACCCCCAGAATCTGTGGGGGCCTGCATAGAAAAATTAGGTATAAGAAGAGGAGAAATGCAAAATATGGAAACAGCTAGTGATGGTAGAACTCAATTAGAGTTTCTTATTCCATCAAGAGGACTTATTGGTTTCCGAGGAGAGTTCATTCGTGCCACTAGGGGACAGGGGATAATGAGCCATTCTTTCTTTGAATATCGCAAGACTTCAGGAGATTTTGAAGCTAGAAGAAACGGTGTTTTAATATCTTTTGAGGAAGGTGTTGCCACTCATTATTCATTGAAAAATGCTGAAGATCGAGGACAATTTTTTATAAAGCCCGGAGTTAAAGTTTATAAAGGAATGATTATTGGTGAAAACAATCGCACACAGGATCTTGAGATTAATATCTGTAAAACCAAACAACTAACTAATATGCGTTCTGCAGGCGCAGAGGAATTAGATACTCTTCAATCTCCTATTGATATGACATTAGAGAGAGCACTTGAATATATTGGATCTGATGAAATGCTTGAAGTCACCCCTGAATCAATTCGTTTAAGAAAGATACCTGGTAAGAAAGTTACAAAGAAATGA
- the lptB gene encoding LPS export ABC transporter ATP-binding protein, which produces MRLKLKNVSLQLGGLSIIKDISLSVDQGEVVGLLGPNGAGKTSSFNLLIGLLRPDFGNVLLDSQPIQEYSMPRRARMGIGYLPQEPSVFRHLTVSQNLELALNQSFLSRPLSRLRKEELIEDFNLGRFINRYGYQLSGGERRRCEIARALAVGSKGPQFLLLDEPFAGVDPMAVADLQNLIHRLRNKGMGILITDHNVRETLAITDNSYILSEGKILASGLSSEVASDSLVRRNYLGEGFQL; this is translated from the coding sequence ATGAGACTTAAACTAAAAAATGTCTCATTACAATTAGGTGGTCTATCTATAATTAAGGATATTTCTTTGTCTGTAGATCAAGGGGAGGTTGTTGGATTACTTGGTCCTAATGGTGCTGGCAAAACCTCAAGTTTTAATCTTTTAATTGGTCTCCTTCGTCCTGACTTCGGAAATGTTTTATTAGATTCCCAACCAATTCAGGAATATTCTATGCCTAGAAGAGCAAGGATGGGTATTGGTTATTTGCCTCAGGAGCCAAGTGTTTTTAGACATTTAACAGTGAGTCAAAATTTAGAATTAGCTCTCAATCAGAGCTTTCTATCTAGACCTTTGTCGCGGTTACGAAAGGAAGAATTGATCGAGGACTTTAACCTTGGTAGATTTATAAATAGATATGGTTATCAATTGTCTGGAGGAGAGCGGCGAAGATGTGAAATTGCCCGAGCTTTAGCTGTTGGATCAAAGGGGCCACAATTCTTACTTCTTGACGAGCCTTTTGCAGGTGTAGATCCTATGGCAGTAGCTGATCTTCAAAATTTAATCCATAGACTAAGAAATAAGGGAATGGGAATTCTAATTACAGATCATAATGTTAGGGAAACGCTAGCTATCACAGATAACTCTTACATTCTTAGTGAAGGAAAGATCCTTGCTTCTGGACTTTCTAGTGAGGTAGCGAGTGATTCTCTTGTACGTAGGAATTATTTAGGAGAGGGTTTTCAGCTTTGA
- a CDS encoding M15 family metallopeptidase, with amino-acid sequence MRRAEGARRDQNTDIPVAHRINPIRRFSSKRLGQLAISSVFISISATVFLFYFIYKPSLIEKAALNDANSIRKESLLGHYPYPEVSADELVMLYPGFKVHKDTLVALKRMQADAYQDGVELVFLSGFRSIDLQREIFYENKSIRNQIAVERSKVSAPPGYSEHSTGYAVDIGDRNMRETDFEVSFELTPAFKWLEKNAAKYHFVLSFPKGNVQKISYEPWHWRYEGTVKALKQFEPANRSVINHSR; translated from the coding sequence GTGCGTCGAGCAGAGGGAGCTCGAAGAGATCAGAATACTGACATTCCTGTGGCTCACAGGATTAATCCTATTCGTAGGTTTAGTTCGAAGAGGCTTGGCCAGTTAGCTATTTCTTCAGTATTTATTAGTATTTCAGCTACTGTTTTTCTCTTCTATTTTATTTATAAACCATCTTTGATAGAAAAAGCAGCTTTAAATGACGCAAATTCTATTAGGAAAGAAAGCTTATTAGGTCATTACCCTTATCCAGAGGTTTCTGCTGATGAGTTGGTTATGCTTTATCCAGGATTCAAAGTCCATAAGGATACTCTTGTTGCTTTGAAAAGGATGCAAGCAGATGCTTACCAAGATGGAGTTGAGTTAGTTTTTTTAAGTGGATTCCGATCTATTGATTTGCAAAGAGAGATTTTTTATGAAAATAAATCAATAAGAAATCAAATAGCTGTAGAAAGATCAAAAGTATCTGCTCCGCCTGGGTATTCTGAGCACAGTACTGGTTATGCAGTTGATATAGGAGATCGGAATATGCGAGAGACTGATTTTGAGGTCTCCTTTGAATTAACACCCGCTTTTAAATGGTTGGAGAAAAATGCAGCAAAGTACCATTTTGTTCTTTCTTTCCCAAAAGGGAATGTCCAAAAGATAAGCTATGAACCCTGGCATTGGAGGTATGAGGGAACGGTAAAAGCTTTGAAGCAATTTGAACCAGCTAATAGATCAGTAATTAATCATTCAAGGTAG
- the ccsB gene encoding c-type cytochrome biogenesis protein CcsB, with protein MNLIDINSYIGDPVLLFGFLAFLFLLISLPFSFWAAGGSQVSVVVKLMVAIANLFLATQLILRWWQSGHFPISNLYESLCFLTWACTIVQLLVERSWNSPFIAAFSIPISLLTISFASFALPDQLRLAAPLVPALRSSWLVMHVSVIMCSYAALIVGSLLSFAVLFIDRSGDLQIRSSSIGVGGFRASSSDDSGDISYTSIQPVIFNQIEQLDSLSYRTITVGFLLLTVGLISGAVWANEAWGSWWSWDPKETWALICWLVYAAYLHVRLVKGWQGKKPALIAISGLIVISICYIGVNLLGIGLHSYGWFFDT; from the coding sequence ATGAATCTAATTGATATTAATAGTTATATAGGAGATCCAGTTCTTCTTTTTGGATTTTTAGCTTTTTTATTTCTCTTAATTTCCTTACCTTTTTCTTTTTGGGCGGCTGGCGGCTCACAAGTTTCTGTTGTGGTAAAGCTAATGGTTGCTATTGCAAATTTATTTTTAGCAACCCAATTGATCCTTCGATGGTGGCAATCTGGTCATTTCCCAATCAGTAATTTATATGAATCTCTTTGTTTCTTAACCTGGGCTTGCACAATCGTCCAACTTCTAGTTGAGAGATCATGGAACTCTCCTTTTATTGCAGCTTTTTCTATACCTATATCTTTACTAACTATCTCTTTTGCAAGTTTTGCACTTCCTGATCAATTAAGGCTTGCTGCGCCATTAGTTCCTGCACTAAGGTCGAGTTGGTTGGTTATGCATGTAAGTGTAATAATGTGCAGTTATGCAGCTTTGATTGTGGGCTCTTTATTATCTTTTGCAGTATTATTTATAGATAGATCGGGTGATCTCCAAATCAGAAGTAGTTCAATTGGTGTAGGAGGATTTAGAGCTTCATCTTCAGACGATTCTGGAGATATTTCATACACTTCAATTCAACCTGTTATCTTTAACCAGATTGAGCAACTAGATTCTCTTAGTTATAGAACTATTACTGTTGGTTTTCTTCTCCTGACTGTCGGTCTTATTAGTGGTGCAGTATGGGCAAATGAAGCATGGGGAAGTTGGTGGAGTTGGGATCCAAAGGAAACTTGGGCATTAATTTGTTGGTTAGTATATGCTGCTTATTTGCATGTTCGCCTAGTAAAAGGCTGGCAAGGTAAAAAGCCTGCATTGATAGCTATTTCAGGGCTTATAGTTATCTCTATTTGTTATATAGGAGTAAATCTACTTGGTATTGGATTACATAGTTACGGCTGGTTTTTTGACACTTAG
- the glpX gene encoding class II fructose-bisphosphatase produces MDRTLIQEILEVVEQAAIASAHLTGLGKKDEADAAAVEAMRKRMGQIQMQGRIVIGEGERDEAPMLYIGEEVGTGSGPGVDFAVDPCEGTNLCANNQRGSMAVLAASDTGGLFNAPDFYMNKLAAPPSAKGKVDIRKSATENIKILSDCLGMSVSELTIVVMDRARHKNLISEIRSTGARVQPISDGDVQAAIACGFAGTGTHCLMGIGAAPEGVISAAAMRALGGHFQGQLVYDPAVAQTQEWADYTKEGNIARLNEMGITDVDKIYEANQLASGENVVFAGSGITDGLLFNGVKFESDCTRTSSLVISTLDNSARFTNTVHIKEGAKTIGLN; encoded by the coding sequence GTGGATCGCACTCTTATTCAGGAAATTCTCGAGGTCGTAGAACAAGCAGCAATTGCTTCAGCTCATCTAACAGGTTTAGGTAAGAAGGATGAAGCAGATGCTGCTGCTGTTGAGGCCATGCGTAAGCGAATGGGTCAAATACAGATGCAGGGACGAATAGTTATTGGAGAAGGAGAAAGGGATGAAGCTCCGATGCTCTATATCGGAGAAGAAGTTGGCACTGGCAGTGGTCCGGGAGTTGACTTTGCTGTAGATCCATGCGAGGGAACAAACCTTTGTGCAAACAATCAGCGTGGCTCTATGGCTGTTTTAGCCGCTTCAGATACAGGTGGATTATTTAATGCCCCTGATTTTTATATGAACAAGCTTGCGGCGCCTCCTTCCGCAAAAGGAAAAGTTGATATAAGAAAATCTGCGACTGAAAATATAAAAATCCTTAGCGATTGCTTAGGAATGTCAGTTAGTGAATTGACAATTGTGGTAATGGATAGGGCTAGGCATAAAAATTTAATTTCAGAGATTAGATCTACTGGTGCACGTGTTCAGCCAATTTCTGATGGAGATGTACAGGCAGCGATAGCATGCGGATTCGCTGGGACAGGAACTCATTGCTTAATGGGTATTGGTGCAGCTCCTGAAGGTGTTATTAGCGCTGCTGCAATGAGGGCATTGGGAGGCCATTTTCAGGGCCAATTAGTTTATGACCCTGCGGTTGCGCAAACTCAAGAATGGGCAGACTATACAAAGGAGGGAAATATCGCTCGATTAAATGAAATGGGAATCACTGATGTTGATAAAATTTATGAAGCTAATCAATTGGCTTCAGGCGAGAATGTTGTTTTTGCCGGTAGTGGAATAACTGATGGACTTCTTTTTAACGGAGTTAAGTTTGAATCTGATTGCACTAGAACTAGTAGTCTCGTGATTAGTACTCTTGATAATTCTGCTCGCTTTACAAATACAGTTCACATAAAAGAAGGAGCTAAGACCATAGGTTTAAATTGA